Proteins from a single region of Leuconostoc gasicomitatum LMG 18811:
- a CDS encoding DUF6442 family protein translates to MNQKRFLKVAQQENNDEGQIAEHKNITVVHYIMLLVAWLFIFTVRLVQKEPTNDLFFMILLLALGHEAYLFKRKSSFFSIITIIILLIATIMTAWSIVGMIFK, encoded by the coding sequence GGTCGCACAACAGGAAAATAACGATGAGGGTCAGATAGCTGAACATAAAAATATAACAGTGGTTCACTATATAATGTTATTAGTAGCTTGGTTATTTATATTTACTGTGCGCCTAGTTCAAAAAGAACCAACAAATGATTTGTTTTTTATGATTCTATTACTGGCACTTGGACATGAAGCATACTTATTTAAAAGGAAATCCTCATTCTTTAGTATCATCACGATAATTATTTTATTGATAGCTACTATTATGACAGCGTGGTCAATTGTAGGTATGATTTTCAAATGA